A genomic region of Piliocolobus tephrosceles isolate RC106 unplaced genomic scaffold, ASM277652v3 unscaffolded_37896, whole genome shotgun sequence contains the following coding sequences:
- the LOC113223034 gene encoding UPF0488 protein C8orf33 has protein sequence MAALGHLAGEAAAAPGLGTPCASRRHRLPGAVSSIRNPSTVCLCARQPTSSNADTRAHPLGDESSAASKKQKNKKKTRNRATVANGGEKAPEKPAPEEVPLSAEAQTQQLAQELAWCVEQLELGLKRQKPTPKQKEQAIGAIRTLRSKRTPLPRKRQLMHSLFGDYRAQMEAEWREALRALRSAAYLAQVQPVDGATRKKSRRVCRPRPIGRTKATLDTPDEEFRFNFF, from the exons ATGGCG GCCTTAGGACATCTTGCCGGGGAGGCAGCGGCGGCCCCAGGCCTGGGTACTCCCTGCGCGTCCCGCAGACACCGGCTTCCCGGCGCGGTTTCCAGCATCCGGAATCCCTCCACTGTCTGTCTCTGCGCAAGGCAACCCACAAGCAGTAACGCCGACACCAGAGCGCACCCGTTAGGCGATGAAAGCAGTGCAGCctcgaaaaaacaaaagaataagaagaaaaccCGGAACAGGGCCACTGTGGCAAATGGAGGCGAGAAGGCCCCAGAGAAACCCGCCCCAGAAGAAGTTCCCCTAAGCGCTGAGGCCCAG ACGCAGCAGTTGGCCCAGGAATTGGCTTGGTGTGTGGAACAACTGGAGCTTGGCCTCAAGAGGCAGAAACCCACCCCGAAACAGA AAGAGCAGGCTATTGGAGCAATCCGAACCCTGCGCAGCAAAAGAACGCCCCTGCCCCGGAAGAGGCAGTTGATGCACTCCTTGTTTGGAGACTATAGGGCTCAGATGGAAGCCGAATGGCGTGAGGCCCTGCGGGCTCTCAGATCTG CTGCTTATTTAGCCCAGGTGCAGCCTGTAGATGGAGCCACCAGAAAGAAGAGCCGAAGGGTCTGCAGGCCTCGCCCTATAGGGAGAACCAAAGCCACTCTGGACACTCCTGATGAAGAGTTTAGGTTCAATTTCTTTTAG